GTGCATCTCCGGGGACATCTCCACCACACGAGAGCCAAGCGCTTCCGCGAAGCGGCGGACGAGATCCACGGCGCACGGGTCGCTGTGATCGGTCGGGGTCAGCACGTAGGTGGCACCCTCGAACAGATCCTCCCGCGCGGCCTCCACGCCGGCGTCTTCTGAGCCGGCCATGGGATGCCCGCCCACAAAGCGCATCTCCGCAGGCAGCACCTCGGCCGCCCTCACGATGGCCCCTTTGACGCTTCCCCCGTCCGTCACCACGCAGTCGTGCCCACGCAGCTGCGGAAGCTGGCGTAGCTGCTCGATGATGGTCATCACGGGTGTGGCCAGGTAGAGCAGGTCGCAGCGGGACACGCCTTCAAGCAGGTCGGTGGTGAACTCGTCCACAGCCCCCAGGTCGCGAGCCAGACTCAGACGGGCTTCGGATCGTCCGATGCCGACCACGCGCCCCGCCAGACCGCGGGCCCGTGCGGTTATGCCCACGGATCCGCCGATCAGACCCACTCCGGCAATGCCGAGCGTCCCGACGAGAAAGCCGCTGCCGTCGTCTCCCACGTTCAGCGCCATCTCCCGCCCCGCCCGCCGCTCAGGCGAGGACCTCCTCCAGGGCAGCGATGAACCGCCGGTTCTCTTCGGGCAGGCCGATCGTGACTCGTGCGCAAGTGGGAGTTCCGAAGATCTTGCCGGACCGGATGATCACGCCCTTGCGCAGCAGCGCATCCGCCACTTCCACGGAGTCCCGCCCCAAGTCCACGAACACGAAGTTCGCCTGAGAGGGTGCGTATTTCA
The sequence above is drawn from the Armatimonadota bacterium genome and encodes:
- the tyrA gene encoding prephenate dehydrogenase; the protein is MALNVGDDGSGFLVGTLGIAGVGLIGGSVGITARARGLAGRVVGIGRSEARLSLARDLGAVDEFTTDLLEGVSRCDLLYLATPVMTIIEQLRQLPQLRGHDCVVTDGGSVKGAIVRAAEVLPAEMRFVGGHPMAGSEDAGVEAAREDLFEGATYVLTPTDHSDPCAVDLVRRFAEALGSRVVEMSPEMHDRIVACTSHLPHIAAGAFLRVAEAAGPGVRDLRAGSFRDLTRVAASPPALWRDICCANKEPILDALRQFREALARAEELIAEGTPEEIESWFEAGRRLNSGLATGKESPE